From Faecalicatena sp. Marseille-Q4148:
CACGAATGAATGCTGTCCCTTTTTATTGCAGTATATTTTTTACGATAATTCCATATTCTTATGACAATTCTGTTTCAGACAAACCTCCCGGGCTTCGCTTTTTCTTTCCCGATCTGCATTGAGTTTCTCATAGAAATGATATAATTTCTTTGCCTGACACATCACATCCCGCTCTTCGGCACATTTCCGGCCCTGCTGTGTCAGATCCGGAAGGGTTCCATTCAGAATCTCAGGAATCTTTTCCCGAAAATCTTTTAGATTCGTTCCTTTATATACATCCTTTCCATTGATCAGCCAGTCATCATACACCGGGATCGTCCTTAAAAGTACCGGGATCTCAGATGCCAGCGCCTCCAAAACAACAATTCCCTCTGTTTCTTCATAAGATGGAAAGAAAAACAAATCGCAGCTGCTGTATGCCATCTGCAGTTCTTCTTTCGGCAGATATCCCATAAAATGCAGATTCGGCAGCTTCTTATGGACAGCTTCCCTTACTTTTTTCGGAATCTGACTGTCCGGTGTATATCCAAACCAGAGAAACTGGTACTCCGGCATCTGTTCTGCCAGAGCCACAAAATCCAGAATTCCTTTCCGCTCAAAATAAAGCCCTACCGACATAATCAGTTTTTCTTCTGCTCCAAATCCGTATTTTCTGCGAAATAAAATTCTTGCAGCTTCATTTTTCTGAAAAAGATTCGTGTCTACTCCGTTGGAGATTGCTTCAATTTCATTGTCAATCCCATATCCTTTCAACAGCGACTTGGAATATTCTGTCGGTGTCAAAATCAAGTCCCCGGTCTTATAGCATTTTGTAATCCACTTTCGAAACAATGGGGAAATCACATTCGATCCAATAAACGAATTGCGAAAATCTTCCTCCGTAGAATGTGCATGATAGACTACTTTTTTTCCTTGCCGTTTTGCCCGTTTCGCCATTCGGTA
This genomic window contains:
- a CDS encoding glycosyltransferase family 4 protein, translating into MKVLLYAKNRQVVLKSGVGRAMVMQEESLRRNGASVTMDPSDSYDIVHINTIFPSDYRMAKRAKRQGKKVVYHAHSTEEDFRNSFIGSNVISPLFRKWITKCYKTGDLILTPTEYSKSLLKGYGIDNEIEAISNGVDTNLFQKNEAARILFRRKYGFGAEEKLIMSVGLYFERKGILDFVALAEQMPEYQFLWFGYTPDSQIPKKVREAVHKKLPNLHFMGYLPKEELQMAYSSCDLFFFPSYEETEGIVVLEALASEIPVLLRTIPVYDDWLINGKDVYKGTNLKDFREKIPEILNGTLPDLTQQGRKCAEERDVMCQAKKLYHFYEKLNADRERKSEAREVCLKQNCHKNMELS